In one Fusarium falciforme chromosome 5, complete sequence genomic region, the following are encoded:
- a CDS encoding 5'-3' exoribonuclease — MGIPAAFRWLSNKYPKIISPVIEDQPITLEDGSTIPVDTTRPNPNGEELDNLYLDMNGIVHPCSHPEDRPAPKDEEEMMLEVFRYTDRVVNMVRPRKILMIAVDGVAPRAKMNQQRSRRFRSAQDAKEKEEDKQELIKLLKQQNGGSLSAESLESVTKKAFDSNSITPGTPFMDILALSLRYWCQYKLNTDPGWAKLKVIISDATVPGEGEHKIMSFVRSQRASPDHDPNTRHVIYGLDADLIMLGLATHEPHFRVLREDVFFQEQKARLCKLCGQKGHDAQNCRGEEKKKDGEHDEKDKGVTLKPFIWLHVSVLREYLEVELSVSNLPFRFDLERAIDDWIFMCCFVGNDFLPHLPALEIREHGIDTLTKLWKDNLPVMGGYVTKDGHIDLERAQVILDGLAKLEDGIFKRRKEQEDRREANNKRRRLQNENNGRGGRQSGQSTPRINGHMNPSQGMALHPIASYPKPEKPLTHDMIVNRSTAPDANVANKSAASVLKAQLQLQKSLSTAKPEDATQESPSALGKRKASELEEDGSSTTGTPGTTTPAPATEEGPVDEVRLWEDGYADRYYEKKFHKDPKDIEFRHSVARAYVEGLAWVLLYYFQGCPSWEWYYPYHYAPFAADFKDLAKMNINFEKGRTSKPFEQLMSVLPAASRHALPEVFHDLMLNPESPIIDFYPEDFKVDLNGKKMAWQGIALLPFIEMPRLLAAVQGKYPELSPEDSARNEMGRDVLIFSEGHESLYDEVLTKFYSKRQGDSKFKLDPKKSDGLSGKVEKKDGYVPHGELKYPLERKAMPDLDYDRSVTVYYDFPQTSHTHKSMLLRGVKMPKPALTPSDVEIIRSKASRGGRGGYGRGGYDRGGYNGPGMSRGNQYGRPQNGYGRSDGHYQSRGPPPMPPPPGAPGFGIGVPPPPPPPNYYNNRPHDNYRGGGYSGYNQPRGPPPIQTPPGYQGYGGQGGHGGHGGQSYGRGRGSGGYRDGRSYR; from the exons ATGGGTATTCCGGCGGCTTTCCGATGGCTTTCCAACAAGTACCCCAAGATCATCTCGCCAGTCATTGAGGATCAGCCCATCACGCTCGAAGATGGATCTACGATTCCCGTCGATACAACTCGACCAAACCCAAATGGCGAAGAGCTTGATAACCTTTACCTCGACATGAACGGTATCGTTCATCCTTGCTCTCATCCCGAGGACAGACCCGCccccaaggatgaggaggagatgatgctCGAGGTATTCCGGTACACTGATCGCGTTGTCAACATGGTGCGACCGCGAAAGATCCTGATGATTGCCGTTG ATGGTGTTGCGCCCCGAGCCAAGATGAACCAACAGCGATCCAGACGTTTCCGCTCTGCCCAGGACgccaaggaaaaggaggaggACAAACAAGAGCTCATCAAGCTCTTGAAGCAGCAGAATGGGGGTAGCCTATCGGCCGAGAGCTTGGAGAGTGTGACCAAGAAAGCATTCGACTCGAACTCCATCACGCCTGGAACTCCGTTCATGGACATCCTCGCGCTCAGCTTGAGATACTGGTGCCAATACAAGCTTAATACGGATCCTGGCTGGGCTAAGCTTAAAGTCATCATTTCTGATGCCACTGTtcctggagaaggagagcaCAAGATTATGTCCTTCGTCCGATCTCAACGCGCCTCTCCTGACCACGACCCAAACACTCGCCATGTCATCTACGGTCTTGACGCAGATCTTATCATGCTGGGCCTCGCCACTCATGAACCCCATTTCCGAGTTCTACGTGAAGATGTTTTCTTTCAGGAGCAGAAGGCCCGTCTCTGCAAGTTGTGTGGACAAAAGGGACACGATGCTCAGAACTGTcgcggcgaggagaagaagaaggacggtGAACACGACGAGAAGGACAAGGGTGTCACCCTGAAGCCCTTCATCTGGCTTCACGTTTCCGTGCTACGGGAGTATTTGGAGGTCGAGCTGAGTGTATCGAATTTGCCCTTCCGGTTTGACTTGGAGCGTGCCATTGATGACTGGATCTTCATGTGTTGTTTCGTCGGTAACGACTTTTTGCCTCATCTTCCGGCCTTGGAGATCCGAGAGCATGGCATCGACACGCTGACAAAGCTCTGGAAGGACAACCTGCCTGTCATGGGCGGTTATGTCACGAAGGATGGACATATTGACTTGGAAAGAGCGCAGGTTATTTTGGACGGGCTTGCGAAGTTAGAAGATGGCATCTTCAAGCGAAGAAAGGAGCAGGAGGATCGGCGAGAAGCCAACAACAAGAGACGGAGACTCCAGAACGAGAACAATGGTCGAGGTGGGCGTCAGAGTGGACAGTCGACTCCTCGAATCAACGGCCACATGAACCCATCTCAAGGTATGGCGCTGCACCCCATCGCGTCCTACCCGAAACCCGAGAAGCCCTTGACCCATGACATGATTGTCAACCGAAGCACCGCCCCGGACGCGAATGTGGCGAACAAGAGCGCTGCCAGTGTTCTCAAAGCCCAGCTGCAGTTGCAGAAGTCACTGTCTACTGCAAAGCCGGAGGACGCTACTCAGGAGTCCCCGTCGGCGCTTGGAAAGCGGAAAGCTTCTGAACTTGAAGAGGACGGCAGCTCGACTACCGGAACCCCGGGGACCACGACGCCAGCACCAGCTACCGAAGAAGGCCCAGTTGATGAAGTTCGCCTTTGGGAAGATGGCTATGCCGACCGCTACTACGAGAAGAAGTTCCACAAGGACCCTAAAGACATTGAGTTCCGTCATTCGGTCGCGCGGGCCTATGTGGAGGGACTCGCTTGGGTTTTGCTGTACTATTTCCAGGGATGTCCTTCCTGGGAATGGTACTACCCCTATCACTATGCCCCGTTCGCAGCTGACTTCAAGGACTTGGCCAAGATGAACATCAACTTCGAAAAGGGCAGGACATCGAAGCCCTTCGAACAGCTGATGAGCGTCTTGCCTGCTGCGTCCCGTCATGCATTGCCTGAGGTGTTCCACGATCTCATGCTCAACCCAGAGAGCCCCATCATTGACTTTTACCCTGAAGATTTCAAGGTTGATCTCAACGGAAAGAAGATGGCTTGGCAAGGAATTGCCCTGCTTCCTTTCATTGAGATGCCCCGACTTCTGGCAGCGGTGCAGGGCAAGTATCCGGAGCTGAGTCCTGAGGATTCGGCCAGGAACGAAATGGGCCGAGATGTGCTCATTTTCTCCGAAGGCCATGAGAGCCTGTATGATGAGGTGTTGACCAAGTTCTACTCGAAACGTCAGGGAGACTCCAAGTTCAAGTTGGACCCTAAGAAGAGTGATGGGCTATCTGGCAAGGTCGAGAAGAAAGATGGCTATGTTCCTCACGGCGAGCTTAAGTATCCCCTCGAGCGGAAAGCAATGCCGGACCTTGACTACGACCGTTCTGTGAC GGTCTATTACGACTTCCCACAGACATCCCACACCCACAAGTCGATGCTTTTGCGTGGGGTCAAGATGCCTAAGCCTGCACTCACGCCTAGCGACGTTGAGATCATTCGAAGCAAGGCCAGCAGGGGGGGCCGGGGCGGCTATGGGCGAGGAGGCTATGATCGAGGTGGTTACAATGGGCCTGGAATGTCGCGAGGAAACCAGTATGGACGACCGCAAAACGGATATGGCAGATCGGATGGGCACTATCAATCACGCGGGCCTCCGCCGATGCCTCCACCACCGGGGGCGCCCGGATTCGGCATTGGAGTCCCGCCgccacctcctccgccaaATTACTACAACAATCGGCCCCACGACAACTACCGTGGTGGTGGTTATTCAGGCTACAATCAGCCTAGAGGTCCTCCACCCATCCAAACACCTCCCGGGTATCAAGGGTATGGTGGCCAGGGTGGACATGGTGGACATGGTGGCCAGTCTTATGGCAGAGGTAGGGGTTCCGGAGGTTATAGGGATGGACGGTCTTATAGGTAG
- a CDS encoding Protein arginine N-methyltransferase: MSINDSASDEGEWLDLESDEEAISITSFFGPKTFPNVAAMLEDSKQNHAFDFAAHVQKLKLDFHGAVKLVNFVRDHVKNGSPVPKEISEKDLEDEKYLRPVLENDALIFSLDEVLENITSESSEGAKDSNLVARNKELEEELERVKSQFASYRLTVEETLDRRWGDDTEPAKTEDKKDDSAYYFESYAAHEIHETMLKDAVRTDAYRDFIYGNKHIFKDKVVLDIGCGTGILSMFCAKAGAKQVIAVDKSDIIVKARENIFHNGLANVITCLKGAIEDVKLPVDQVDIIVSEWMGYFLLYEAMLPSVLYARDKYLKPDGILAPSSATMWIAPVADPEYISDNISFWRDVYGFDMKTMQEGIYEEARVEAMPQSAVCGEPYPFKVLDLHTVKAEDLQFTAKWSSKLTREVERVDGFLIWFDNFFTTARNDPVPPPETTPETWDKTKQGGVAFTTGPSGTVTHWKQGLLLTPPEEKPSTKSPTSLSGEITFLAAEDNARALTLKTSWTDAESESRQHSWQLK, translated from the exons ATGTCAATCAACGACTCCGCTTCCGATGAGGGCGAGTGGCTCGACCTCGAGTCCGATGAGGAGGCCATCTCTATCACGTCTTTCTTTGGCCCCAAGACTTTTCCCAATGTCGCCGCCATGCTCGAGGATAGCAAGCAGAACCATGCATTCGATTTTGCCGCTCATGtgcagaagctgaagctcgACTTCCACGGCGCCGTCAAGCTCGTCAACTTTGTCCGTGACCACGTCAAGAATGGATCGCCAGTCCCCAAGGAGATTTCTGAAAAGgacctcgaggatgagaagtACCTCCGGCCAGTGCTGGAGAACGACGCTCTCATCTTCTCGCTTGACGAGGTGCTGGAGAACATCACCAGTGAGAGTTCAGAGGGAGCCAAGGACAGTAACTTGGTGGCCCGCaacaaggagcttgaggaggagcttgagagaGTCAAGAGCCAGTTCGCCAGTTATCGTCTGACTGTTGAGGAGACGCTGGACCGTCGATGGGGCGACGACACTGAGCCAGCCAAGActgaggacaagaaggacgatTCTGCCTACTACTTCGAGTCATATGCAGCTCACG AAATTCACGAGACTATGCTGAAGGATGCGGTGCGAACAGACGCCTACCGTGACTTCATCTACGGGAACAAGCACATCTTCAAGGATAAGGTCGTTCTGGACATTGGATGTGGCACTG GCATCCTCAGCATGTTCTGTGCAAAGGCTGGTGCCAAGCAAGTCATTGCCGTTGACAAGTCAgacatcatcgtcaaggctAGGGAAAACATCTTCCACAACGGCTTAGCCAACGTTATTACATGCCTGAAGGGCGCTATCGAGGATGTCAAGCTGCCCGTGGACCAGGTCGACATCATTGTCAGCGAGTGGATGGGCTACTTCCTTCTGTACGAGGCCATGCTCCCCAGCGTCCTCTATGCCCGAGACAAGTACCTCAAGCCAGATGGTATCCTTGCCCCCAGCTCAGCGACCATGTGGATTGCTCCTGTCGCCGACCCAGAGTATATCTCTGACAACATTTCCTTCTGGAGAGACGTCTATGGATTTGATATGAAGACAATGCAAGAGGGTATCTATGAAGAGGCCAGGGTTGAGGCCATGCCGCAGAGCGCTGTTTGCGGCGAGCCCTACCCATTCAAGGTGCTCGACCTCCACAccgtcaaggccgaggatcTCCAATTCACGGCCAAATGGTCGTCGAAGCTTACCCGCGAGGTTGAGCGTGTGGATGGCTTCCTGATCTGGTTCGACAACTTCTTCACCACTGCACGAAACGACCCAGTCCCTCCACCAGAGACCACACCCGAGACCTGGGACAAGACGAAGCAGGGTGGTGTCGCTTTCACAACTGGCCCCTCCGGCACCGTCACCCACTGGAAGCAAGGACTTCTGCTCACTCCCCCAGAGGAGAAGCCCTCTACAAAGTCCCCCACCAGTCTGTCTGGTGAAATCACCTTCCTGGCGGCCGAAGATAATGCCAGAGCGTTGACCTTGAAGACCTCATGGACGGATGCTGAAAGCGAATCAAGGCAGCATTCGTGGCAGCTGAAGTAG